ACAGGAggctttgtaaataaataaataaataaaataataataattttcccaTTCAGTAAATGTCAGTTTAAGTAAGTGATTTGTTGAGAAATTAGACATTACTGGTCACACTGTGTGCAGGAgctattttatagaaatattttatctaatggGTTTTTTAGTCTTTATTGCTTGTCATATTCAATATTATCACAGTTTGTACTTGTTAGACATAAAATTTTATAACgcatataaagtttttttttttttttttttttttttttttttttacacggaGCCCTGGACATTTACATTCAGACCAGGAATATGCATTCCATTCATCCAGCTGCATTACATACTGATGATGTTTCCATTCTTTTATGACACAGAGAAGCTTGCGGAAGCACAGCGGAGATTTGCCACTCTGCAGAATGAGCTGCAGTCGTCTCTGGATGCACAGCGGGAGAGCAGCCGAGCCGCAGGTCTGCGCCGCCGTCGTACTGTCTTCCACCTGTCGCAGCAAGAGCGTTGCAAACATCGCAATATCAAGGACCTGCAGCTGGCCTTCAGCGAGTTCTACCTCAGCCTCATCCTGCTGCAGAACTACCAGGTCTGACTTAGTGCTCAGTTCTGATCGGATGCTCTCTTATGTGGCAGGTTAAACGTagccttaaatattttaaaaatgttttaatattgaaaattgtCATGACATTTGGTGGAAATAACTACATGGAATCCTGTGCACATGATAACTTAATTATTCCCTAGGTTGCTGCTTTTTCAGTAATTCCCATTTGATTATGATCCAGCTAGTGtaacactgtttttttattaatttatgtttatccGTTATGTGAACTCAATCTCATTTAAAGTGTTAATGGTTTCTCCCTGTCAGAATCTAAACTTCACAGGCTTTCGGAAGATTTTAAAGAAACATGACAAGATCTTTGAGACGGCACGAGGCGCTGATTGGCGTGTGGCCCATGTTGAAGTGGCTCCTTTTTACACCTGTAAGAAGATCACTCAGCTCATCTCTGAAACCGAGGTACCATACACTCAAACGACTCATTCCACTTAAAATAAAAGGACTTTAGAAAAACTATTTCTGCTTTAAAGAACAATTAAATTGTGACTCATCAAAATAGCACAGTGGTTAGTTATTCTGACAGCATGTCTTAAATCCCCAGGGCCTTGTTACCACAGAGTTGGAAGGAGGAGACCGACAGAAAGCCATGAAGAGGCTCCGAGTGCCCCCATTGGGAGCAGCACAGGTAGGACACTCCGTGACTTTCACTAAAACACCTTTCATTAGTACCGTTAAAAGAACTTGAACATCTCACCATCCTGTGCTCTTTATCTTAGCCTGCACCAGCATGGACCACTTTTAGAGTAGGACTCTACTGTGGTGTCTTCGTTGCTTTAACAGTCACAGTCATCATCACAGGTATATAACCTCTCGTACGCCTTTtagaaaactgctattttaatgAAAGTTTGCTTTTAGTTACTTTATAAGGTCTAATATTTCCCCTGTCTCTAAAgacatttaacagcattaatatAACTTTGTGGTCAGAATCTTTTTCAAGGATTCAGTGGTTTGGTTATTTTGACAATTATATGTTTTGCGCATCCGTAGGTGTTGTTAAACTTGTTAACGGAGAGGAGAAGAATGTTTGGCCCCTGGTGAGAATTTATCGAGGTGGTTTCCTACTTATAGAGTTCCTTTTTTTATTGGGCATCAACACATATGGATGGAGACAGGCTGGAGTGAACCATGTGTTGATTTTCGAGCTCAACCCCCGCAACAACCTGTCCCACCAACATCTCTTTGAGGTAATTAGAAATCTGTGATTGAAGTTCTGAccaataaaattaatgttatttttttattctaattccATAATGTAgtttcacaaatgttttgtgaaattaaGATATATACAGATTTATGTTAATATAACAGTATAGAATCACACTGTTTATTAGGCATTTACAAGAGATGATTTGAAATAATGCTGTTTAATTTTTGAGTCCTATATTCCGTTTGACTTTTTGAATTTACAAAATTTTTGCAGTTGTATGTACGTTTGAAATAATCACAGATTGctcacatttattttgacagctaCTTCATACATTTAGAGATTTTGCAATGCacaatgtaaacaatgtaaaataaaaagaaccagatttatacatttatttctctctgtttttgtGCAGATTGCTGGTTTCCTTGGAGTTCTTTGGTGCGTTAGTATTCTGTCCTGCCTCTTTGCCAGGTTCACAATGATCCCTATACAAGTGAACCCTCTAGCCCTCTAtggattcttcttcttttttcttatcAACCCTTTCAAAACATGCTACTATAAATCTCGCTTCTGGCTACTCAAATTATTGGTAAGAGCCAGGAGAATCCCATTTCATAACACATGAAAGCATTTGTCACAGTTTTATGAGACATTAATATTCCAAGTTGTTGATTAAGTTGGTCATCTCCTCTTTTCTCCTGCATTATTTTTCACCTTTTTCTGTTTATAGTTTCGTGTGGTCACAGCACCATTTCATAGAGTGGGGTTTGCAGATTTCTGGCTGGCTGACCAGCTCAACTCTCTAGGAGTGGTTCTGATGGACCTGGAGTACATGATCTGCTTCTACAGCATGGAGTTGAACTGGTCCAAGTCTGAGGGGGAGCTGTGGATTAAAGAGGGTATACAGATGCACATTAATGTCTTAGCagatttaaaaaggttttaattcgGCAGTTATTGATgacatgttgtttgttttttttctttcaaatcaggTGGAGGGATATGTCACTCATATTCATATGGAGTACGAGCTGTAATCCAGTGTTTGCCTGCCTGGTTCCGGTTTGTGCAGTGCCTGAGACGTTACCGGGACACAAAGCGTGCCTTCCCTCACCTGGCTAATGCTGGCAAATACTCCACTACTTTCTTTGTGGTCATCTTTTCTGCGCTGTATAAGACGCATGAAAGTAAGCACTGGAGCTGTTACATTCTTTACCTCAACCTCAGATTCTTTGGATACTGTTTGAAATTCTTTGTTTACCCaacatgacattttttgtttCCACTCAAAACAAGTCTGAAAGACATTTTTGGTCAGGTAGAATGTGTTTGATGATATTGTTTACAAAGTAAATGTGGACCACACACCGATCCTTGAGGAAAACCATGTGGCTAAATGTAATGTCCTGTGTTTTCTTATATCTGTAATGTTCTCTTATGTTACTCCCTCTCTGTTATCATTAGCTCTTCCAGAAGGTCAGGTCTTCTTTTACCTGTTAATTGCCTGCAAGATCATTAACTCCTGCTACACCTTAATGTGGGACCTGAAGATGGATTGGGGTCTTTTTGACCGTAATGCAGGGGAGAACACCCTCCTCAGAGAGGAGATTGTATATCCACAAAAAGTAAGAATATACACACTGTTGGGTTTCATGTTTTACCATTTAAATGAGACCAGTCCCCTTCACAGCATTTACACTGTTGACAGACTTGTCGTTGTGTTAATTTTTGTGCTTTCTTTGAACAGGCTTACTACTATTGTGCCATAATAGAAGACATAATCTTGCGCTTTGCTTGGACAATTCCACTTTCTCTTGGGATTTTTACTACTTTCCCAAACATTTCTGATATTTTGGCAACTGTCCTTGCACCACTGGAGGTGTTCAGGTGAGCATACCAGCATATATCATACACTAATTAACCATTTCTACCCACAACCTgtagttaaaagaatagttttcccaaaaaatatgttgaaaatttgctcacactcaaatttggataaatttagcattacatcacttgcccaccagGTGATACTCTGCACTGAATGGGttccatcagaatgagagtccaaacagctgctaaaaacataatatttatccacaagtaatccgcATGACTCCAGTCCAAATATCTTCTGAAggaaaaagctgtgtttttataataaacagtCTATCAAATTTATCCAAAGctcagggcttaaagttctctgGCACCATGCCGTATCTCCGGCGTGCAGTGTTTGGCTGCGGAAAAAAAATAaccctacattaaaaaaaaaaacaacttgttgATATCACTTTCGAGTCCACAGGTTCATCTACCAGTGGTATGAGAGGaacacagctttcactctcaaccaaaccaaactaacattactagccaataAGAAttttttgctcttataaacacgAGACGCGCAGGCGGCGCAGGcctgatgaatggagaagcgCGACACGTTGAAAAAGCTGCGAGGCAcaatggtcaaagatgtccatctagcacatatttacaaaaataaacagctCTGTAAACGAAAAGAACGACATGATTGCAAGAACAGATTTACCGGGATTTtagaaaaggtcctgttcacacatgatctcttaatggtAACTTACctgtaatttaccagtaaagactgtatgtgtgaaaggggctaaactcaTCGTCTGCATatgctgtgaatttgaattgcttaACGTTCATCTGGGCATTATCTCACAAGATTTGTAatgtaaaccattaaaaaacctttgccaacacaggGGAATACATCTACCTATTGCTAAATATGACATATTTTGTACAtcgtgatttcaaaataaaagtttctagTTTGCATGTGGccagatattaaaatttaatggatttaaacatcGTTTAATCACGCTGTAAAGTGAAACGTCACCAGGCCATTGGTGCCCTCTGCAGATATTTGTTACGCTAATATTATGTGTAGGCAtattgcattatgtattttaacagtgttgttcattaaaaccatgtaattacttttatctgaaccaattattattgcctcatcattaggatatacataaataatcatactaaaggttggttttcacttaggtctatttgtgttactaaaaaatatcagattactctaTTGTCAAGATAatcagattacttgattaccaaaataattgttaGTTACAGCcttagattagttaaaatatttcaaaatacaactgcattgttttactttttgagAAATACTTTCAGAGAAATAACACTGACTTCATATGGTACAGACTTAAAGACATgaaactttatttccaagatgatgCATGGTAAGCTTTGAATTTCAATACAATATAGAGCAATATATTAAAAGTGGCTtggattgtaatattatttaaatattcaaatacatttctgataCTAAAACCAGATAttgttcatgtttaatttttctgCATAATTACGtgcataaagaaatatattttgttaaatatattccAATAACCTGTTTCGGTAATGcacagcagacacacccaccttaATGATTTCAATATATTGCTTATCCTGCCCAAAAAGATAAACACTGCAGAcaacatctgaagtaaaaattaatttacatacacatgaaataaaaactaatcctGTGTGACTGAAACAGTAAAGTAACCCATCctaataatctgtttttatttcttttaggcGCTTTGTTTGGAACTTCTTCCGTTTGGAGAACGAGCACCTGAATAACTGTGGTGAGTTCAGAGCTGTGCGGGACATCTCTGTAGCACCTCTGAATGCAGATGACCAGACGCTGCTGGAGCAGATGATGGACCAGGAGGATGGAGTGAGGAACAGACAAGGAAAGAAGAACTGGAAGAGAAGCTACAGCATGTCCTTGAGAAGACCACGCCTCTCATCCCAGTACGCTCAGCCTCACAGACACAAATCCAGACATGAATACATAAGAATAAGATTTGTACTGCAAAACCAGTAGACCGTACAGGGGATATAAAGAAACCTCACTTGAATCTAAATGtgctgaatttaattttaaacatgaaaagatTTTGGGATGTGTTGTTAGATTGGTTTAAATAAGTGGTTCTCAATCTTTTTGGATCTCTATCCCCCCTCCCTTGTCCATAACAATATTCAAAGGCTGACATTCCTAGTTtctgtaaattacatttcaagAGAAGTATTAAGGAATGAATGTTCTTCAGGGATCCTATTTATTTAtgacgtattgacacaaatttcaaaggATTTTCAATGgttgctttgtcgcgtccagtgtagacagactttagctgttgcggcacAGTGCGATAACTGTCACGTCCGGTCTAGACACGGTGTTAGGCTAcgtccacacaaagccagagccagatctgacccccccccccccccccccacccccaaagaaatatctgcgtccacatgaaactacaaaaccaacacaaaatgatGCAGTATAtgatgccagaccagtatgtggtgcCGTAATCCTGCCACAGAGATACAATAAAAAtggagaagacatggactatgcgcataaacctcgcccgtggtatacaaacgaacatggaacaatacatttattaatctgtgttaatgttagttaataaaaagacaatcgttcagtgtttgttcatgtttttgttgctgttacgtgacatagcggtgtctgactaggggccagacgtgggctgatgacgtcattgtttcagaaaatatatggatttGCTGATACGCAAGggtggcgttttcaaatttatccaaaaatatcagttttacacTCCCAAAACGCCTGATCCGTGTGGACAAAATGCCTATATGGTAGAAAATGTATGCGTCTACAGCTAAATGCATCTCCGTGTGGATTGGGCCTTAGAATGATTAACAGAGTTGCAGATTTAGCCTAAATAAAGGTGTCCTGCAGTTTAGGACCAAATGTTGGTTTGTTGTTATTGATacaatgaatgtgtttttcaCGTAACAGAGAAAAAATTATCTTCCTTAAAACAACCATGAGATTGAGGATGAATTGTTGAGATAATCGATTTTGATTTGttaatgtacattaatgtaaTGGGTGTTAAGGTAAtggctttttaaattaaattgaaacatttaatagttCTCTctctaaagaacattttatataaagGGATGTGTGcctttattaaaaagtaacatgaATTTTTTGTGGGACCCCTGTTTGTGGAGAGATGTAAACCTCAGTGCACCATCATACAAATACCCTCATGGGTTCTCAaggatttcttttctttttttattttcaggtcgAAGGTCCGAGACACCAAAGTCTTGATAGAGGACACAGATGACGACACCTGACCCTTGCGTCTACAGTGGCTTGAGAAATTGTTTTTTATAGGACCATAGACCTCAGTGAGCCTTGACTCTTCAGAATCTATCCAATCAATCCATCACAAAGCTGCCTGACTatgtacacacacgcacacacacatttcacactgaGACCTCACTGACTCACACACGCAACAGGAGTGGCCACTTTAGTTACAGTACTGTTTTTGATTCCTTCGTTACTGCCTTGATCATTTTTGTGAAGATCCAATATGTGAAAGGAACAAAAAATGAATTCAATGGACAGTGTATTTACATCAGTTGGCAAACCGCTTGATGGGACCGTGCTCATATAAATCAAACATCTGACTGTGGACAACGTCATTGCAGCATGATCGATCAATCGGTTTGGATATTTTGTCTTTAAAGACTTTTATGATGAGGGTTTAAAGACATTCATGTAGCAGACACATGGACTGGTTTACCCTCATTCATGAAAATGGCAATTTATACGTGTacttcgttttctttttttttatgtacatattttattgttatttatgtgAAGGAGAGATGCCTTGAACATTGctttaaatgaaatcttttaAATATAGCAAGGATTTACCTTGGACCTTTACCCAGGACCTCTGCATGCTTTTGAGCAACCCTCAGGTGGCTCTGAAGGAAAAATactaatttgatttatatttattaaacactttGCCAGTCAATTCAAACACAAACCACCAACGTAATGACCTGCTCTAAAATGCAAAACAGGAATTTCcgtctgtgtttattttaaaactttgttcCTTCATGTGTCTTAAAGTCAATACAGGTTGAAAAGGTGCTGCTCTGTAGACCCGGAAAGAGAAGAAAGTCCTTTGCTTTAAAAGTGTCAGGCTCATGTTAAGAGCAAGCCAAATGTCTGAAGCATTCCTCAAGAACTTCTCCTTACCTGTTATCTTACTTCCTACATATGATCATTCTGAAACCccatttgttgtttcttaaagCTTGTTAAACACACAGACCTTACCAATCACATTCCACTGAAGTAGCATTCCATATTTGTGAtcttctgttttaatgtttaatgttcattcAGTGTCTTCCAGAGTTATACCAATTCTTCGACCACCTGAGGGTTTCAAAGGTTcctgggagaaaaaaaacaccttcctTTTCTTTGGCTGATACACGAGCACAAGAAGTTTCTTTGTGAATCGTTTGTAAAACTTGTTGCATAAGtcatcacattcaattcagtGTGATAAATTATGTAAGGATGGGTTTCTGAACAATTATGCCCAGGGAGTTCTATGATGGTTTATAATCTTTTCCAATCAAAGATGTGTATTTGTACCTCTGAAAGCCTAGCTGTCTGTGAACAAGATCGGCGTAAGTCAGGAGGTACCGCATACATTCATGTGATACTCAAATGACTCACCGGCTACACCTCACATACTATGTCATGTACTACTGTCCCAAGTAAATGCttggaccaaaaataaaaacaaggtttCTTTGTTGTTTTCTCATGGCTTTTGTACTCATTTTAGACTGGCATTTAGgatttaatatttctaaataagaAAAATAGACAGATTGCCTCATTTAGCTTTTGAGTGCAAGATCAAACTTTAAAGATCTTTGATTTCAACTGAAAGCAGTTAATGGGATAGGTCACCcgaaaattaaagttctgtcatcatttactcaccttcatgttgtttcaaacccaaaagacttttgtttttcttcgtaatgtaacaaacatgtttttattgaaacTTTCAGTcaaaagagtattttttttctatatacaggtccttctcaaaaaattagcatattgtgaaaaagttcattttccataatgtaatgataaaaattaaactttcatatatttaagattcattgcacaccaactgaaatatttcaggtctttattgttttaatactgatgattttggcatacagctcatgaaaacccaaaattcctatctcaaaaaaattagcatatcatgaaaaggttctctaaacgagctattaacctaatcatctgaatcaactaattaactctaaacacctgcaaaagattcctgaggcttttaaaaactcccagcctggttcattactcaaaaccgcaatcatgggtaagaggttaacccagaaggccatcattgacaacctcaagcgagagggtaagacacagaaagaaatttctgaacgaataggctgttcccagagtgctgtatcaaggcacctcagtgggaagtctgtgggaaggaaaaagtgtggcaaaaaacgctgcacaacgagaagaggtgaccggaccctgaggaagattgtggagaagtccgattccagaccttgggggacctgcggaagcagtggactgagtctgttgtagaaacatccagagccaccgtgcacaggcgtgtgcttttgaaccagaaacagcggcagaagcgcctgacctgggctacagagaagcagcactggactgttgctcagtggtcctaagtacttttttcggatgaaagcaaattttgcatgtcattcggaaatcaaggtgccagagtctggaggaagactggggagaaggaaatgccaaaatgcctgaagtccagtgtcaagtacccacagtcagtgatggtctggggtgccatgtcagctgttggtccactgtgttttatcaagggcagggtcaatgcagctagctatcaggagattttggagcacttcatgcttccatctgctgaaaagctttatggagatgaagattttcgtttttcagcacgacctggcacctgctcacagtgccaaaaaccactggtaaatggtttactgaccatggtattactgtgctcaattggcctgccaactctcctgacctgaaccccatagaga
Above is a genomic segment from Cyprinus carpio isolate SPL01 chromosome A2, ASM1834038v1, whole genome shotgun sequence containing:
- the LOC109047616 gene encoding xenotropic and polytropic retrovirus receptor 1 homolog: MKFTEHLSAHITPEWRKQYIQYEAFKEMLYSAQDQAPSLEVTDEDTVKRYYAKFEEKFFQTCEKELAKINTFYSEKLAEAQRRFATLQNELQSSLDAQRESSRAAGLRRRRTVFHLSQQERCKHRNIKDLQLAFSEFYLSLILLQNYQNLNFTGFRKILKKHDKIFETARGADWRVAHVEVAPFYTCKKITQLISETEGLVTTELEGGDRQKAMKRLRVPPLGAAQPAPAWTTFRVGLYCGVFVALTVTVIITGVVKLVNGEEKNVWPLVRIYRGGFLLIEFLFLLGINTYGWRQAGVNHVLIFELNPRNNLSHQHLFEIAGFLGVLWCVSILSCLFARFTMIPIQVNPLALYGFFFFFLINPFKTCYYKSRFWLLKLLFRVVTAPFHRVGFADFWLADQLNSLGVVLMDLEYMICFYSMELNWSKSEGELWIKEGGGICHSYSYGVRAVIQCLPAWFRFVQCLRRYRDTKRAFPHLANAGKYSTTFFVVIFSALYKTHETLPEGQVFFYLLIACKIINSCYTLMWDLKMDWGLFDRNAGENTLLREEIVYPQKAYYYCAIIEDIILRFAWTIPLSLGIFTTFPNISDILATVLAPLEVFRRFVWNFFRLENEHLNNCGEFRAVRDISVAPLNADDQTLLEQMMDQEDGVRNRQGKKNWKRSYSMSLRRPRLSSQSKVRDTKVLIEDTDDDT